Proteins from a genomic interval of Nitrosomonas sp.:
- a CDS encoding TonB-dependent receptor — protein sequence MKQISCLVSSACLRVILSAFLITLSAEIHARESVSGTPDAAPLQPKAAMNNTDNPGASTLLLDTMVIETTALPAEPTRNLGGRELRLRAEGTLGKTLEREMGVSSLSYGPGVGQVVIRGMSGSRVRVMQNGMGVHDASGMSPDYAIATESMLADRITIHRGPATLRYGANAAGGMVDIKHQRIPDKIPKEWFSGKTEFRFDHNPSEKAGMVALDIGRDMLAIHLDYFHRAAGNSHIPGFALDEKAILQQFQIQPSENSHKVIENTSSSSQGGSAGISLIGEAGHIGGSYHELVKNYGVPPGVPGRVDNDFGKEAVRIAMQQRRFDLEGLWITPWEMLSTIEAKLGYVDYAHDELNQGLPLANFNNKVWESRLEANHDWGKYLNGVAGMQWQNREFSAGGIHTFTPASQINSIGFFLTETVMFGERLNLEFGGRFDHQTTDPKADETKIAGVRAPIPLPDQLKYNTYSVATALNYEPFSGGMLYLSWQRAQRAPDVQELLSSGPRFATRNYEIGRTNLKREQTDHFELGLNLSQKHFSFRANGYFKRIDNFIYLQNQGLFFNSGPEPPRFQLACADLRACLPVFGYQGDAADFWGYEAEMNLPFKLGAFNPYLTLFSDYVRGWFRKSELGDVPRLPPLRFGFEVGTSYEKWKGSIRYTHALSQNHPGLLDTATDGYDRLDLDVTYDWAVSNRIKLLLFGKASNMSNSIIRNSTSFLRNFAPEPGVSLVAGFRANF from the coding sequence ATGAAACAGATTTCATGCCTTGTTTCATCTGCCTGCCTGCGCGTCATCCTATCTGCATTCCTCATTACCCTCTCCGCTGAAATTCATGCCAGGGAGTCCGTTTCAGGAACGCCAGATGCGGCTCCCCTCCAGCCCAAAGCAGCAATGAATAATACTGACAATCCCGGTGCCAGCACTCTTCTTCTCGATACCATGGTGATTGAAACCACCGCATTGCCTGCGGAACCAACTCGGAATCTGGGCGGGCGTGAACTGCGATTGCGTGCGGAAGGTACGCTTGGCAAGACACTGGAACGTGAAATGGGTGTCAGCAGCTTGTCTTATGGACCCGGCGTGGGGCAGGTCGTGATTCGAGGAATGAGCGGTTCTCGCGTCAGGGTAATGCAAAATGGGATGGGGGTTCATGATGCCTCAGGAATGAGTCCTGACTATGCCATTGCAACCGAATCCATGCTGGCAGACCGTATTACCATTCATCGTGGCCCGGCAACCTTGCGCTACGGCGCCAATGCGGCTGGCGGCATGGTGGACATCAAACACCAGCGTATTCCAGACAAAATTCCGAAAGAGTGGTTTTCGGGGAAAACCGAGTTCCGTTTCGATCATAATCCATCTGAAAAGGCGGGTATGGTTGCCCTCGATATAGGCAGGGATATGCTGGCAATTCATCTCGATTATTTTCATCGGGCGGCAGGCAACAGTCACATTCCTGGTTTTGCTCTCGATGAAAAAGCGATTCTGCAGCAATTTCAGATTCAACCATCTGAAAATAGCCACAAGGTGATCGAAAACACAAGCTCCAGTAGCCAAGGAGGGTCCGCCGGGATCTCTCTGATCGGGGAAGCGGGACATATCGGCGGCAGCTACCATGAGCTGGTGAAAAATTATGGCGTTCCACCGGGCGTACCTGGACGGGTCGATAATGATTTCGGAAAAGAAGCCGTTCGTATTGCGATGCAGCAGCGTCGCTTCGATCTGGAGGGGCTGTGGATCACCCCGTGGGAAATGCTGTCCACCATAGAAGCAAAGCTGGGTTACGTAGATTATGCGCATGATGAGCTAAATCAGGGGCTTCCACTTGCGAATTTCAATAACAAAGTCTGGGAATCCCGGTTGGAAGCCAATCATGACTGGGGAAAATATCTCAATGGCGTAGCGGGAATGCAATGGCAAAACCGGGAATTCTCTGCGGGTGGCATTCATACTTTCACTCCTGCTTCTCAGATCAATTCAATCGGTTTTTTCCTCACCGAAACCGTTATGTTCGGCGAGCGTCTTAACCTGGAATTCGGCGGGCGTTTCGATCACCAGACGACCGATCCGAAGGCCGATGAAACAAAAATTGCGGGTGTTCGGGCACCTATCCCCCTTCCTGACCAGCTGAAATACAATACCTACTCTGTTGCAACGGCATTGAATTACGAGCCTTTTTCTGGAGGGATGCTTTATTTGAGCTGGCAACGGGCACAGCGCGCTCCTGATGTACAGGAACTTTTATCATCTGGCCCTCGGTTTGCTACCCGAAATTATGAGATTGGTCGCACGAATCTAAAACGAGAGCAGACAGATCATTTTGAGCTGGGTCTGAACCTTTCTCAGAAACACTTTTCCTTCCGCGCTAACGGCTATTTCAAAAGAATTGATAATTTTATATATTTGCAAAATCAAGGACTTTTCTTTAACTCAGGACCAGAACCCCCTCGTTTCCAGCTTGCTTGTGCTGATTTGAGGGCTTGCTTGCCAGTATTTGGCTATCAAGGGGATGCGGCTGATTTTTGGGGTTATGAGGCAGAAATGAATCTACCATTTAAACTCGGTGCTTTTAATCCATATCTAACTCTTTTTTCTGACTATGTGCGAGGATGGTTCCGTAAATCTGAGCTCGGCGATGTGCCAAGATTACCACCGCTGCGTTTTGGCTTTGAAGTGGGGACAAGCTACGAGAAATGGAAAGGATCGATTCGCTATACGCACGCGCTATCACAAAACCACCCAGGCTTGCTGGATACGGCCACCGATGGCTATGATCGCCTTGATCTGGACGTAACTTATGACTGGGCTGTTTCAAATCGCATCAAATTATTGCTATTCGGGAAAGCATCGAACATGTCTAACTCGATCATCCGCAATTCAACCTCTTTTCTACGTAATTTCGCACCCGAGCCAGGAGTGAGTCTTGTAGCGGGGTTCCGGGCAAATTTCTGA
- a CDS encoding IS21 family transposase, with protein sequence MPGKHITHQQEAIYMKNRQIGHGQETAAAKAGVSIRSGRRIEKGVRVEKSQRQWRTRQDPFELVWETELVPLLYGEPELTGTTLWEYLDDRYPGQYPEKLLRSLQRRVKHWRATQGPGKAVMFCQSVPAGHQGLSDFTRPRTAITIAGKPFDHLLYQFRLAYSHWRAVHIIRGGESYSALADGLQTALHKLGGVPREHRTDSLSAAYVNASQKQELTQSYAALCQHYGMKPTVNNLGVSHENGAVENAHGSLKHRIEQAIKLRGSADFESVGAYRRFLERIVDKLNLRCRGRLAEEQSHLQPLPRYRFMDFSELTVKVTTSSTIAVKRGLYSVPSRLIGENIRVHLYHDRLECFVGQTPVITLPRAYPKTPEGRARRIDYRHVIHALAAKPQAFRFSRLRDDLLPTPQYHQLWARVQQQFDPGLACKWMVSVLRFAYDYDCESQLAAELLQQHPLPELQTLQKRFLRQHAPQPDIPIKQHTADTYDQLLSGNWATQGGQLMSESLPLMLKELRLPAFGQHYRHFQDQAAEHAWSYSQYLAALCEQEVAQRFQSRISNWAHEARLPRGKSFATLALTELPQAAQKKIITLRDNTYWASQADNVLLIGPSGVGKSHVAAALGLHLIEQGIRVKWISATALVQLLQQARKELDLMSAMTRLDKYRVLIVDDIGYVKKTDSETQVLFDFIAHRYESGSLIITSNQPFSQWDQIFPDTMMTVAAIDRIIHHATIIEIDSESYRRKNQKKS encoded by the coding sequence TTGCCTGGAAAACATATCACTCATCAACAGGAAGCTATTTATATGAAGAATCGTCAGATAGGGCATGGTCAGGAGACAGCGGCTGCGAAAGCGGGGGTAAGTATCCGCAGTGGCCGCAGGATTGAGAAGGGTGTGCGGGTGGAGAAGTCGCAACGGCAGTGGCGCACGCGCCAGGATCCTTTTGAGCTGGTTTGGGAGACCGAATTGGTTCCATTGCTGTACGGGGAACCTGAACTGACCGGGACTACGCTTTGGGAGTACCTGGATGATCGATATCCCGGCCAATACCCGGAGAAATTGCTCAGAAGCTTGCAGCGCCGTGTAAAACACTGGCGGGCAACGCAAGGTCCCGGTAAGGCGGTCATGTTTTGCCAGTCGGTGCCTGCCGGGCACCAGGGGTTGTCCGATTTTACCCGGCCGCGCACGGCAATTACGATTGCAGGCAAACCATTTGATCACCTGCTGTATCAGTTTCGTCTGGCTTATAGTCATTGGCGCGCGGTTCATATCATCCGGGGCGGGGAAAGTTATAGTGCGTTGGCCGATGGTTTGCAGACCGCCTTGCATAAACTGGGCGGCGTGCCCAGGGAACATCGCACCGACAGCCTGAGTGCCGCATACGTCAATGCGAGCCAAAAACAAGAACTCACGCAATCTTATGCGGCGCTGTGTCAACACTATGGCATGAAGCCTACGGTCAATAACCTGGGCGTCAGCCATGAAAACGGCGCCGTAGAAAATGCCCATGGTTCGCTCAAACACCGGATTGAGCAGGCGATCAAACTGCGGGGATCTGCGGATTTCGAAAGTGTGGGCGCCTACCGCCGTTTTCTTGAGCGGATCGTCGATAAGCTCAATCTGCGCTGCAGGGGGCGATTGGCGGAAGAGCAATCGCATCTCCAGCCACTGCCACGCTACCGCTTCATGGACTTCAGTGAACTGACCGTCAAAGTGACCACCAGTAGCACCATAGCGGTCAAACGGGGACTCTACAGTGTGCCATCCAGACTCATTGGCGAGAACATCCGGGTCCATCTCTATCACGATCGTCTGGAATGCTTTGTCGGCCAAACACCGGTCATTACATTACCGCGCGCGTATCCGAAAACGCCGGAAGGACGCGCCCGGCGCATCGATTACCGTCATGTGATTCATGCATTGGCGGCAAAGCCACAAGCCTTTCGCTTTTCCCGGCTGCGGGATGATCTGTTGCCAACGCCACAGTATCACCAGCTGTGGGCGCGGGTACAACAACAATTTGATCCCGGACTCGCTTGCAAATGGATGGTATCGGTGCTGCGTTTTGCCTACGACTATGATTGCGAGAGCCAGTTGGCCGCTGAATTGTTGCAACAACATCCGCTACCTGAACTGCAAACACTGCAAAAGCGATTTCTGCGGCAGCATGCGCCGCAGCCGGACATCCCAATTAAACAACACACTGCGGATACCTACGATCAACTCCTCAGCGGAAACTGGGCAACACAAGGAGGGCAGCTCATGTCTGAATCGCTCCCACTGATGCTCAAGGAACTCAGACTCCCTGCCTTTGGCCAGCATTACCGGCACTTCCAGGATCAAGCCGCAGAACACGCCTGGAGCTACAGCCAATATCTCGCCGCCCTGTGCGAACAGGAAGTCGCCCAGCGCTTCCAAAGCAGAATCAGCAACTGGGCGCATGAAGCCAGACTGCCGCGCGGCAAAAGCTTTGCCACTCTGGCGCTGACCGAACTGCCTCAAGCCGCTCAGAAAAAAATCATCACGCTGCGCGACAATACCTACTGGGCGAGCCAGGCAGACAATGTGTTGCTGATCGGCCCATCCGGTGTCGGCAAATCACATGTGGCGGCAGCATTGGGGTTGCATTTGATTGAACAAGGCATTCGCGTCAAATGGATATCAGCTACCGCACTCGTTCAACTTCTGCAGCAAGCCAGGAAAGAACTGGACTTGATGTCCGCCATGACGCGGCTGGATAAATACCGTGTACTGATCGTTGATGATATCGGCTATGTCAAAAAGACCGATTCGGAAACACAAGTATTGTTTGACTTCATTGCCCATCGCTATGAAAGCGGAAGTCTCATCATTACTTCAAACCAGCCTTTTAGCCAGTGGGATCAAATCTTCCCCGACACCATGATGACTGTTGCCGCCATCGACCGGATCATCCATCACGCAACTATCATCGAAATCGACAGTGAAAGTTATAGGAGGAAAAACCAGAAAAAATCATGA
- a CDS encoding histidine kinase encodes MLKRKEDPSSVKLNPNEFVLSDSLKEITCLYEIRRNIGLELSMVNVCQQIFKHLLPAMKYPDHASAVIEIDGIRIASKNHDHNLTHALKSRINVNGKTCGQLSVFYSGNNPFLQLEEQRLIDAIASDLARWLERKQVDEILRERLKEITCLYEIRRGMGLELTIEQVCHQIFKHLLPAMQFPEIATAEVELEGRRFTSKNLNQYLASETHDKVCFECYKKSDSVGHILQSKINVNGKVCGQLSVFYPEDKPYLVFEEQKLIIAIASDLESWLERKRLELALVSVAEEQLHMIGQELHDNLGQQIAAIGYQARALEKKISVSGDEGIAAVASSIATQAQTAVIQIKQLAQGLLPFKLEANGLIAVLQALASRMAKTYAITCDFLCEHEIIISDNNLSLNLYRIAQEAANNAIRHGGTQHLIISLASVEGELRLTICDDGCGFATVGEKQKMTQGMGIRIMQYRANQLGAKLEILSRAEGGTEVRLEMRLV; translated from the coding sequence ATGTTAAAGAGAAAAGAAGACCCATCTTCCGTTAAGTTAAATCCGAATGAATTCGTATTGTCCGACAGTTTAAAGGAAATTACCTGTCTTTATGAAATTCGGCGCAACATTGGTTTGGAATTATCTATGGTAAATGTTTGCCAACAGATTTTTAAGCATCTATTGCCAGCAATGAAATATCCAGATCATGCTTCTGCCGTAATTGAAATTGATGGAATACGAATCGCTTCAAAGAACCATGATCATAATTTAACGCATGCATTAAAATCGAGAATAAACGTTAATGGAAAAACATGCGGTCAATTGAGTGTATTTTATTCTGGCAATAACCCATTTCTGCAATTGGAAGAACAGAGACTGATTGACGCTATTGCAAGTGACTTAGCGAGATGGCTTGAACGTAAGCAAGTCGATGAAATATTGCGTGAGCGATTGAAAGAAATCACTTGCCTTTATGAAATTCGCCGTGGCATGGGGCTGGAATTAACAATTGAACAAGTGTGCCACCAAATTTTTAAGCATCTATTGCCAGCAATGCAATTTCCAGAAATTGCTACTGCTGAAGTTGAACTCGAAGGCAGGCGGTTTACCTCAAAAAATTTGAATCAATATCTCGCCAGTGAGACCCATGATAAAGTGTGTTTTGAATGTTACAAAAAAAGCGATTCAGTTGGCCATATATTGCAATCTAAGATTAATGTGAATGGAAAGGTGTGCGGACAGCTAAGTGTTTTCTATCCCGAAGACAAGCCTTATTTGGTGTTTGAGGAACAAAAACTCATTATTGCCATTGCGAGCGATCTGGAGAGCTGGCTTGAGCGTAAACGCTTAGAATTAGCATTGGTTTCTGTTGCTGAAGAGCAGTTACATATGATCGGCCAGGAGCTTCATGACAATCTTGGTCAACAAATTGCCGCAATCGGTTACCAGGCAAGGGCGCTGGAGAAAAAAATATCTGTTTCCGGGGATGAGGGCATAGCTGCTGTTGCTAGCTCCATTGCGACGCAGGCGCAAACAGCAGTTATACAAATCAAGCAACTTGCACAGGGATTGCTGCCATTTAAGCTGGAGGCAAATGGCCTGATAGCAGTACTGCAGGCATTGGCATCCAGAATGGCAAAGACTTATGCAATTACTTGTGATTTTCTATGCGAACATGAGATCATCATCAGTGATAATAATCTGTCACTTAATCTATATCGCATTGCCCAGGAAGCTGCCAATAATGCAATACGGCACGGCGGCACTCAACACCTGATAATATCGCTGGCCTCCGTGGAGGGGGAGCTTCGTTTAACGATATGTGACGATGGCTGTGGTTTTGCTACTGTTGGCGAAAAACAAAAGATGACGCAAGGGATGGGCATTAGAATTATGCAATATCGCGCTAACCAGCTTGGTGCGAAGCTGGAAATCCTCTCGCGTGCTGAAGGCGGTACAGAGGTTCGATTAGAAATGCGATTGGTCTAG
- a CDS encoding IS3 family transposase (programmed frameshift), translated as MKNQISYSPEVRERAVRLVFEQQKEHESQWSSIKSIASKIGCTAETLRAWVRRAETDRGIRGGLSTSDRERLKELERENRELKRANEILRKASAYFCPGGARPPTEMMMLFVDRNKVEYGVEPICKQIQIAPSTYYEHKRRERDPDRLPGRVKRDTKLALEIQQVWESNFRVYGVRKVWRQLLREGISAARCTVERLMKTLGIQGTRRGKKCRTTIADNLLACPTDKVNRQFVATRPNQLWLADITFVATWMGFVYVAFITDVFARYIVGWRVSRSLHTDLVLDALEQALCARHEIKGLVHHSDHGSQYLSIRYTERLIQANIDASVGSVGDSYDNALAETINGLYKTEVIRHRGPWRNIDDVEFATLEWVDWFNNRRLLEPIGNIPPAEFEMAYYHQPRESAVAV; from the exons ATGAAAAATCAAATTAGTTATTCACCGGAAGTCCGGGAGCGAGCAGTAAGGTTGGTATTCGAGCAGCAAAAAGAGCATGAATCGCAATGGTCATCGATCAAATCGATCGCATCGAAGATTGGCTGCACAGCGGAAACATTGCGGGCATGGGTAAGAAGAGCGGAGACGGATCGAGGAATTCGAGGCGGGTTGTCGACATCGGATCGTGAGCGGCTCAAGGAATTGGAACGGGAGAATCGTGAATTAAAGCGGGCCAACGAGATATTACGGAAGGCATCCGCTTATT TTTGCCCAGGCGGAGCTCGACCGCCGACCGAAATGATGATGTTATTTGTTGATAGAAACAAGGTGGAATATGGGGTCGAGCCGATCTGTAAGCAAATACAGATTGCCCCGTCGACTTATTATGAGCACAAAAGGCGGGAGAGAGATCCGGATCGATTGCCCGGTCGCGTCAAGCGGGACACGAAGCTGGCACTCGAAATACAGCAGGTTTGGGAAAGTAACTTCCGGGTTTACGGTGTTCGTAAAGTATGGCGGCAATTGTTGCGAGAAGGCATTAGCGCTGCGCGTTGCACCGTCGAGCGATTGATGAAGACACTTGGGATACAAGGCACCAGGCGTGGTAAAAAGTGCCGGACAACGATTGCAGATAACTTACTTGCCTGCCCAACAGATAAGGTTAACCGACAATTTGTGGCGACCCGGCCCAATCAATTGTGGTTAGCGGATATTACCTTTGTTGCAACGTGGATGGGATTTGTTTATGTAGCTTTTATTACCGATGTTTTTGCCCGGTATATTGTTGGTTGGCGAGTCAGCCGGTCATTACATACCGATCTGGTGCTTGACGCATTGGAACAGGCATTGTGTGCACGGCACGAAATTAAGGGATTAGTCCATCATAGCGACCACGGTAGCCAATACTTGTCGATCCGCTATACGGAACGCTTGATACAAGCCAATATTGATGCTTCTGTTGGCAGTGTTGGTGATTCTTATGACAATGCACTCGCCGAAACAATTAACGGATTATACAAGACCGAGGTCATACGGCACCGCGGCCCCTGGCGCAATATCGACGATGTTGAGTTTGCAACCTTGGAATGGGTAGATTGGTTCAATAATCGCCGATTGTTGGAACCGATTGGAAATATTCCGCCGGCAGAATTTGAAATGGCCTATTATCACCAACCAAGAGAGTCAGCCGTTGCGGTTTGA
- a CDS encoding long-chain fatty acid--CoA ligase, protein MNSPKNSAHKDVITVEIAQTLDGLFRERVKRTPGKIAYRSYDVLEETWRDFTWKEMADAVARWQTALQRENLAPGDRVAVMLRNCQEWVMFEQAALASGLVVVPLYTEDRAENAAWCLEHAGVKLLLLENQTQWQALSEVKNPPAQLARIIILEAMTDIMYAFNDNRVRTLPEWLPAETAQNPEPVSPDPHALATLIYTSGTTGRPKGVMLSHHNMLSNAFGSAQVVTVTCEDLLLSFLPLSHTFERTAGYYVPMLCGATVAYARSIRLLQEDLPTIQPTILVSVPRVYEKIYAGIQTKLAQGSALAKFLFNLAVAVGHSRFEYQQGRTGWQLSHLLWPLLEKVIARKVMDKLGGRLQQVMSGGAALSPEISRVFISLGLPILQGYGLTETSPVVCANRLDDNLPSSVGKPIPGVEVRLGEQDALMIRGPNVMLGYWQNPQATQAILSEDGWLNSGDTAHIDKQGHVTITGRLKDIIVTSTGEKIPPADMEAAILRDPVFEQVIVIGEGRSYLSVLVVLSEQGWKMIAAQCNTDNDPIKLARNDYAEEIVLEKISRQISGFPGYAKIHRAELITKPWTVENEMLTPTLKIKRAKILDFYKDEIERLYAGRVS, encoded by the coding sequence ATGAACTCGCCCAAAAATTCAGCGCATAAAGATGTCATCACGGTAGAAATTGCGCAGACCCTCGATGGATTGTTTCGAGAACGGGTCAAACGTACACCAGGAAAAATTGCCTACCGCAGTTATGACGTTCTTGAGGAAACATGGCGGGATTTCACTTGGAAGGAGATGGCAGACGCCGTTGCACGTTGGCAGACTGCATTACAACGAGAAAATCTTGCCCCTGGCGATCGAGTAGCAGTCATGCTGCGTAATTGCCAGGAGTGGGTCATGTTCGAGCAGGCCGCCTTGGCGTCCGGGCTGGTGGTTGTGCCACTCTACACGGAAGACCGCGCCGAGAACGCCGCGTGGTGTCTGGAACATGCGGGCGTCAAATTGTTGCTATTGGAAAACCAAACACAGTGGCAGGCATTGAGTGAAGTAAAAAATCCACCGGCACAACTGGCACGTATCATTATTCTGGAAGCAATGACGGACATCATGTATGCATTCAATGATAATCGCGTCCGCACATTGCCTGAATGGTTACCAGCCGAAACAGCGCAGAATCCAGAACCTGTCAGCCCCGATCCCCATGCCCTGGCAACCCTGATTTACACCTCCGGCACGACTGGCCGCCCCAAGGGGGTCATGCTAAGCCATCACAATATGCTATCTAATGCATTCGGCAGCGCTCAGGTTGTCACCGTCACCTGCGAGGATCTGCTGCTGTCGTTTCTGCCACTGTCACACACCTTCGAACGAACCGCTGGCTATTACGTGCCAATGCTATGTGGCGCCACCGTCGCCTATGCACGCTCCATCCGTCTGCTGCAGGAAGATCTGCCGACAATTCAGCCGACAATTTTAGTTTCTGTTCCGCGCGTCTATGAAAAAATCTACGCTGGCATCCAGACCAAATTGGCGCAAGGCTCTGCGCTGGCTAAATTCCTGTTTAATCTGGCCGTAGCTGTCGGCCACAGTCGCTTCGAATATCAGCAGGGGCGCACCGGCTGGCAACTTTCCCATCTGCTATGGCCATTGCTCGAAAAAGTAATTGCCCGCAAGGTCATGGATAAGCTCGGCGGTCGATTGCAGCAGGTCATGAGTGGCGGCGCCGCACTCTCGCCAGAAATTTCGCGGGTGTTCATCAGTCTGGGGCTGCCGATCCTGCAAGGTTATGGATTGACCGAAACCAGCCCGGTCGTCTGCGCCAACCGACTGGACGACAATCTGCCCAGCAGCGTGGGCAAACCCATTCCCGGGGTCGAAGTCAGACTTGGGGAACAAGATGCCCTTATGATACGCGGACCCAATGTGATGCTCGGCTATTGGCAAAACCCACAAGCTACCCAAGCCATCCTGTCGGAAGACGGCTGGCTCAACTCGGGTGACACCGCACACATTGATAAGCAGGGGCACGTCACGATCACCGGACGCCTCAAAGATATTATCGTTACCTCCACTGGCGAGAAAATTCCGCCCGCCGACATGGAAGCTGCAATTCTGCGCGACCCGGTTTTTGAGCAGGTAATCGTTATCGGTGAAGGCCGTTCCTATCTGAGTGTACTGGTGGTGTTGAGTGAGCAAGGCTGGAAAATGATTGCCGCACAATGCAATACAGATAACGACCCCATAAAGCTCGCACGCAATGATTACGCCGAGGAAATCGTATTGGAAAAAATTTCCCGCCAGATCAGTGGATTCCCCGGGTATGCCAAAATCCATCGTGCCGAGCTAATCACGAAACCCTGGACAGTCGAAAATGAAATGCTTACGCCAACGCTCAAGATAAAGCGCGCCAAAATCTTAGATTTTTACAAGGATGAGATCGAGAGACTTTATGCCGGCCGAGTTTCTTGA
- a CDS encoding response regulator transcription factor codes for MSTSKAKVMIVDDHAMLRHGMAMLINMEPDMEIFAEADDGGEALAILKKNGQVDIVLLDITLKTVSGLEIIKNMHAYFPELPVLFVSMHDEVIYAERALRAGARGYVMKQEPGEVLINAIREVLKGNVFLSKNMYEKLLNRVATRGAEPKQLLNTLTPSEFEVLHLIGSGHSSQEIAKLLSRSIKTIETHRFNIRSKLNLKDSADLIRYATRCISEEH; via the coding sequence ATGTCAACTTCGAAAGCAAAAGTAATGATAGTCGATGACCATGCCATGCTGAGACATGGTATGGCCATGCTTATCAATATGGAACCTGATATGGAGATATTCGCCGAGGCTGACGATGGTGGCGAAGCGCTTGCAATACTCAAGAAAAACGGTCAGGTTGATATTGTTCTGTTGGATATAACACTCAAGACAGTTTCAGGCTTAGAGATAATTAAAAATATGCATGCCTATTTTCCTGAACTACCTGTACTTTTTGTATCCATGCATGACGAAGTGATTTATGCCGAGCGTGCCTTACGAGCCGGTGCACGTGGTTATGTAATGAAACAGGAGCCAGGTGAAGTACTAATTAATGCTATTCGCGAGGTGCTTAAAGGCAATGTTTTTCTGAGTAAGAACATGTATGAAAAGCTACTGAATCGAGTTGCAACTAGAGGTGCAGAACCTAAGCAATTATTAAACACCCTAACGCCCAGCGAGTTTGAAGTACTGCATTTGATTGGATCGGGACATAGTAGCCAAGAAATTGCCAAACTTCTTAGCCGCAGCATTAAGACGATTGAAACACATCGCTTTAATATCCGTTCTAAACTGAATCTGAAAGATAGTGCAGATTTGATACGCTATGCTACTCGTTGTATCTCAGAAGAGCACTAA